From a region of the Fusobacterium sp. IOR10 genome:
- a CDS encoding biotin-dependent carboxyltransferase family protein, which yields METLKITDSGLLSSIQDLGRYGYQRYGVSCSGVMDEYAAKIGNKLVGNNEGAAVIETTLKGISGKFLTDTMISVTGGQCDVFLNGEKIELWKSHSVKAGDILKMGFCKSGLRNYIAFSGGIDVPVVMNSRSTNLKAKIGGFKGRKLMVNDVICSFENLAKTEIMKLDENLIPQNSGEIEVRVILGQQCDYFTDAGIKTFFNETYTTTQDGDRMGIRLAGAEVEHIKGADIISDGITFGAIQIPGNGQPIIMMADRQTTGGYTKIGNVISVDLPKLAQGKPGTKVRFKEVFENEAIRLMRENDELINSENSYEIEGKKKVYSIVLQGKKVQVEIERIK from the coding sequence ATGGAAACTTTAAAAATTACAGATAGTGGACTTTTAAGTTCTATTCAAGATTTAGGAAGATATGGATACCAAAGATATGGAGTTTCATGTTCTGGTGTTATGGATGAGTATGCTGCTAAAATAGGAAATAAGTTAGTTGGAAATAATGAAGGTGCTGCAGTTATAGAAACTACATTAAAGGGTATTTCAGGGAAATTTTTAACAGATACTATGATCTCTGTAACAGGTGGACAATGTGATGTATTTTTAAATGGGGAAAAAATAGAGTTGTGGAAATCTCACAGTGTTAAAGCAGGGGACATTTTAAAGATGGGATTTTGTAAATCTGGTCTTAGAAACTATATTGCTTTTTCAGGGGGAATAGATGTACCAGTTGTAATGAACAGTAGATCAACTAATTTAAAGGCGAAAATTGGTGGATTTAAAGGAAGAAAACTTATGGTAAATGATGTAATATGTTCCTTTGAAAATTTAGCCAAAACAGAAATAATGAAGTTAGATGAAAACCTTATTCCACAAAATTCAGGGGAAATAGAAGTTAGAGTTATATTAGGACAACAATGTGATTATTTCACAGATGCTGGTATTAAAACTTTCTTTAATGAGACATATACAACTACCCAAGATGGGGATAGAATGGGAATTAGATTAGCAGGTGCAGAGGTTGAGCATATTAAGGGAGCAGATATAATTTCAGATGGTATAACATTTGGAGCTATACAAATTCCTGGAAACGGTCAACCAATAATAATGATGGCAGATAGACAAACAACAGGGGGATATACTAAAATTGGTAATGTAATATCAGTTGATTTACCAAAATTAGCCCAAGGTAAACCTGGAACAAAGGTAAGATTTAAAGAGGTTTTTGAAAATGAAGCTATTAGATTAATGAGGGAAAATGATGAGTTAATTAATAGTGAAAATTCCTATGAAATAGAAGGTAAGAAAAAAGTCTACTCAATAGTACTTCAAGGCAAAAAAGTACAAGTGGAAATAGAAAGAATTAAATAA
- the pxpB gene encoding 5-oxoprolinase subunit PxpB, protein MKFLKAGDSALVIELGNEISPVINFKLKKITEFLDNLNKQGIKDLLPTYRSIIVYYNPLLVSFDEIKNIVEENCNFENEKIDEIEKEIVEIPVLYGGEYGPDLENIAKHNNITTEEVIKIHTSGEYLVYMLGFTPGFPYLGGMSKKIATPRLKEPRTKIPAGSVGIAGEQTGVYPIESPGGWQLLGRSPLNFFNPNSDKPFLLKAGQYIKFVSVTEEEYLKLKGKED, encoded by the coding sequence ATGAAATTTTTAAAGGCTGGAGATTCAGCTTTAGTTATAGAACTAGGAAATGAAATATCTCCTGTAATTAATTTTAAACTAAAGAAAATAACAGAATTTTTAGATAATTTAAATAAACAAGGAATTAAGGATTTGTTACCAACATATAGATCTATAATAGTTTATTACAATCCCTTGTTGGTTTCCTTTGATGAAATAAAAAATATAGTTGAAGAAAATTGTAATTTTGAAAATGAAAAAATAGATGAAATAGAAAAAGAAATAGTTGAAATACCTGTGCTTTATGGTGGAGAGTACGGACCTGACCTTGAAAATATTGCTAAACATAACAATATAACAACAGAAGAGGTTATAAAAATCCATACTTCAGGGGAATACTTAGTATATATGTTAGGGTTCACACCAGGATTCCCATATTTAGGGGGAATGTCTAAGAAAATTGCAACACCAAGACTTAAGGAACCAAGAACAAAGATTCCTGCAGGATCAGTTGGAATAGCAGGGGAACAAACAGGAGTTTATCCAATAGAAAGCCCTGGAGGTTGGCAGTTGCTAGGAAGATCTCCTCTTAATTTCTTCAATCCAAATAGTGATAAGCCTTTTCTTTTAAAAGCAGGTCAATACATTAAATTTGTTTCTGTAACAGAGGAAGAGTACTTGAAATTAAAAGGGAAGGAGGACTAA
- a CDS encoding NRAMP family divalent metal transporter, whose amino-acid sequence MTKSNTSEKKKKGAIIGAAFIMATSAVGPGFLTQTAVFTEKFGSNFAFVILMVTIATIIIQLNIWRVICVSGMRGQDIANKVLPGLGYVVAFLVALGGLAFNIGNIGGAALGLNVLFGLNTTVGVLISGALGAFVFLQKDMGNIMDRLTKVLGAMMIIVMTYVAVSSNPPVGRALHDAVLPESYGALTFSIITLLGGTIGGYITFAGAHRLVDADTKGIENLGKINQSSILGVSVASIIRVMLFLAVLGVVSTGFKLDPSNPPASAFKAGAGIVGYKIFGLVIFSAALTSIVGAAYTSVSFLKTLSKTVMNNEKQFIIGFIVFSTAVMAFIGKPVVLLVLAGSLNGLILPLTLGVILLGSKKKEIVGEYKHSQLLTVLGWIVVVASGYAGVLSLQNIMKIFG is encoded by the coding sequence ATGACAAAAAGTAATACATCAGAGAAAAAGAAAAAAGGAGCCATAATAGGTGCAGCTTTTATTATGGCAACTTCAGCAGTAGGACCTGGATTTTTAACTCAAACAGCAGTATTTACAGAAAAGTTTGGATCTAACTTTGCCTTTGTTATACTAATGGTAACAATAGCTACAATAATTATTCAACTTAATATTTGGAGAGTTATTTGTGTATCAGGAATGAGAGGACAAGATATTGCAAATAAAGTTCTTCCAGGACTTGGATATGTTGTTGCATTTTTAGTTGCATTAGGTGGACTTGCTTTTAATATAGGAAATATTGGAGGAGCAGCTCTAGGATTAAATGTTTTATTTGGTTTAAATACAACAGTTGGAGTTCTTATTTCAGGAGCTTTAGGAGCATTTGTATTTTTACAAAAAGATATGGGTAATATAATGGATAGACTTACAAAGGTTTTAGGAGCTATGATGATAATAGTTATGACCTATGTTGCTGTGTCTTCAAACCCTCCAGTTGGAAGAGCTTTACATGATGCAGTTTTACCTGAAAGTTATGGGGCACTTACTTTTTCAATTATAACTTTACTAGGTGGTACTATTGGAGGATACATTACATTTGCAGGGGCTCATAGACTTGTTGATGCAGATACTAAGGGAATTGAAAACTTAGGGAAAATTAATCAAAGTTCTATTTTAGGTGTTTCAGTTGCATCAATAATTAGAGTTATGCTATTTTTAGCAGTACTTGGAGTTGTTTCAACAGGATTTAAATTAGATCCATCTAATCCACCAGCATCAGCTTTTAAAGCAGGGGCAGGAATAGTTGGTTATAAAATATTTGGACTAGTAATATTCTCAGCAGCTTTAACATCTATTGTAGGAGCAGCTTATACATCAGTTTCTTTCTTAAAAACTTTATCAAAAACAGTTATGAACAATGAAAAACAATTTATAATTGGATTTATTGTTTTTTCAACTGCTGTAATGGCATTTATTGGAAAACCAGTTGTACTTCTTGTTCTTGCAGGATCTTTAAATGGTTTAATTTTACCTTTAACTTTAGGAGTTATACTTTTAGGTTCTAAAAAGAAAGAAATAGTTGGAGAATACAAACATTCTCAATTACTAACTGTTTTAGGATGGATAGTAGTTGTAGCAAGTGGATATGCAGGAGTGCTATCTTTACAAAATATTATGAAAATATTTGGTTAG
- a CDS encoding LamB/YcsF family protein: MKIDLNSDLGESFGVYKIGMDQEVLKYISSANVACGWHAGDSMVMEKTVALAKKNGVAVGAHPGYPDLVGFGRRTLNVTPEEVKTYVKYQVGALLAFTKGAGVRMQHVKPHGAMYNMAAKDYKLALAIAQGIKEVDENLVLMGLANSEMIRAAKDVGLKVANEVFADRAYNDDGSLVARSLPGAVIHDKDVAIKRVIRMVKEGKVESITGKDVDITVESICIHGDNPEALEFAKNIKEALINEGIEISSL; the protein is encoded by the coding sequence ATGAAAATTGACTTAAACAGTGATCTAGGAGAAAGTTTTGGAGTTTATAAGATTGGGATGGACCAAGAGGTTTTGAAATATATTTCCTCTGCTAACGTTGCCTGTGGATGGCATGCTGGAGATTCAATGGTTATGGAAAAAACAGTGGCTTTAGCTAAAAAAAATGGAGTTGCAGTTGGTGCTCATCCAGGTTATCCTGATTTAGTTGGATTTGGAAGAAGAACTTTAAATGTTACACCTGAAGAAGTTAAAACTTATGTTAAATACCAAGTTGGTGCTTTACTTGCCTTTACAAAGGGAGCTGGAGTTAGGATGCAACATGTTAAACCCCACGGAGCAATGTATAATATGGCAGCAAAGGACTATAAACTTGCCCTAGCAATAGCCCAAGGGATAAAAGAAGTGGATGAAAATTTAGTGCTAATGGGACTTGCAAATAGTGAAATGATAAGAGCAGCAAAGGATGTTGGTCTTAAAGTTGCAAATGAAGTTTTTGCAGATAGAGCTTACAATGATGATGGAAGTTTAGTTGCAAGATCTCTTCCAGGAGCAGTAATACATGATAAAGATGTGGCAATAAAAAGAGTTATAAGAATGGTTAAAGAGGGAAAAGTTGAAAGTATAACAGGAAAAGATGTGGACATAACAGTTGAATCAATTTGTATACATGGGGATAACCCAGAAGCTTTGGAATTTGCTAAAAATATAAAGGAAGCATTAATAAATGAAGGTATAGAAATATCATCTTTATAA
- a CDS encoding TetR/AcrR family transcriptional regulator, with product MDFERVKNEEQRKIRVKQIKDAAIKIFDKRKYLDITLAEIAKETNFTRGNLYKYVSSKEEIYLLVIADEFAQLVGDLQVKICKKFSKEVENFANILALTISEHERFLKLYSILYAFLEKNVSEEKLIEFKESFSEVMSEFVKVVQTAFPELNSKEIRKFIEILGCFVIGFYPLSNPDSIQKNAFIKSSTGYYPSNFVETLKEQIIFNLKNVTYSENKIFSIPYRLV from the coding sequence ATGGATTTTGAGAGAGTTAAAAATGAGGAGCAAAGAAAAATAAGGGTGAAACAAATAAAAGACGCAGCTATCAAGATATTTGACAAGCGTAAATATTTGGACATTACCTTGGCAGAAATAGCCAAAGAGACTAATTTTACAAGGGGGAATCTCTATAAATATGTTTCTTCTAAGGAGGAGATCTATTTACTTGTTATAGCTGATGAATTTGCTCAGTTAGTGGGAGATTTACAGGTTAAGATTTGTAAAAAATTCTCAAAGGAAGTTGAAAATTTTGCCAATATACTTGCATTAACCATAAGTGAACATGAAAGGTTTTTAAAGCTTTATTCAATTTTATATGCCTTTCTTGAAAAAAATGTTTCTGAAGAAAAATTAATAGAGTTTAAGGAGAGTTTTAGTGAAGTTATGAGTGAATTTGTAAAGGTTGTACAAACTGCCTTTCCAGAACTTAATTCAAAAGAAATAAGAAAATTTATAGAGATACTAGGATGTTTTGTAATTGGGTTCTATCCATTGTCTAATCCAGATTCTATTCAAAAAAATGCTTTTATAAAATCCTCAACTGGATATTATCCTTCAAATTTTGTTGAAACTTTAAAGGAACAAATAATTTTTAATTTGAAAAATGTAACTTATTCAGAAAATAAAATATTTTCTATTCCATATAGGTTGGTCTAG
- a CDS encoding HutD family protein, translating to MFKIIPGKKGIISKWSGGITKELYIYPEHCDFKKRDFKFRISTATTEVEESTFTKFNNMNRVISILQGKMNLKHLDHGEVTIDPYKIHRFSGDWTTYSKGRVTDFNLIINNNGRGDFHFKEISQNNINTIDSKNNISFIYCILGNIKIGDHVLDPGSIAIFKGEVINYTSLGAKLFYGYVEL from the coding sequence ATGTTTAAGATAATACCTGGTAAAAAAGGGATTATAAGTAAATGGAGTGGTGGAATAACCAAAGAGCTATACATCTATCCTGAACATTGTGATTTTAAAAAAAGAGATTTTAAATTTAGAATTAGCACTGCTACAACTGAAGTTGAAGAAAGTACCTTTACAAAATTTAATAATATGAATAGGGTTATTTCTATTTTACAAGGTAAGATGAACTTAAAACATTTGGATCATGGTGAGGTTACAATTGATCCCTATAAGATTCACAGATTCTCTGGAGATTGGACAACTTATTCCAAGGGAAGGGTAACTGATTTTAATTTAATTATAAACAACAATGGAAGGGGAGACTTTCATTTTAAAGAAATTTCACAAAATAATATAAATACCATTGATTCTAAAAATAACATATCCTTTATATATTGTATTTTAGGAAACATAAAAATTGGGGACCATGTACTTGACCCTGGGAGTATAGCTATTTTCAAAGGAGAGGTAATTAATTACACCTCCCTAGGGGCTAAATTATTTTATGGATATGTTGAACTTTAA
- the hutG gene encoding formimidoylglutamase: MKTLWSGRYDGDEEIDLRLWQVIREAKDMKENSGYCFIGYDTDEGVRRNNGRVGAKDGSDSIRKAMGSFPKIDNLEIYDFGNLSNKITEAAQEEYSNKVAEVIKKGNFPIGLGGGHDIAYGSYLGIRKAYPDKKIGLINFDTHLDIRPYSKERTSGTSFKEILDHDNNVLYSIVGYKSIGNTKRLIETAKEFNTLILDENQREDFIIESLKKYCDSVDIVYVTFCVDVFDANYAPGVSAPTVLGLDPRKGERIFQEILKTKKVVCVDFAEVNPVYDIDKKTAKLVGVLIYNMMLNSKK; encoded by the coding sequence ATGAAAACATTATGGAGCGGAAGATATGATGGAGATGAAGAAATAGATTTAAGACTGTGGCAAGTAATAAGGGAAGCAAAGGACATGAAGGAAAATTCTGGATATTGTTTCATTGGTTATGACACAGATGAAGGGGTTAGAAGAAATAATGGAAGAGTTGGAGCAAAGGATGGATCTGATTCAATTAGAAAGGCAATGGGTTCTTTTCCTAAAATAGATAATTTGGAAATTTATGATTTTGGAAATTTATCAAATAAAATCACAGAAGCTGCCCAAGAGGAATATTCAAATAAGGTAGCTGAAGTTATAAAGAAAGGAAATTTTCCAATTGGACTTGGAGGAGGACATGACATAGCCTATGGATCTTATCTTGGAATAAGAAAGGCCTATCCTGATAAAAAAATAGGATTAATTAATTTTGACACTCACTTGGACATAAGACCATACTCTAAAGAAAGAACCTCTGGAACTTCCTTTAAGGAAATTCTAGACCATGACAACAATGTTTTATATTCAATTGTTGGATATAAAAGTATCGGAAATACAAAACGTTTAATTGAAACAGCTAAAGAATTTAATACTTTAATTTTAGATGAAAACCAAAGGGAAGATTTTATTATTGAAAGTTTGAAAAAATATTGTGATAGTGTTGACATTGTCTATGTAACTTTTTGTGTTGATGTTTTTGATGCAAATTACGCACCTGGAGTTTCTGCTCCAACAGTTTTAGGTTTGGATCCTAGAAAGGGAGAGAGAATCTTTCAAGAAATTCTAAAAACTAAAAAGGTTGTTTGTGTTGACTTTGCTGAAGTTAATCCAGTTTATGACATTGATAAGAAAACTGCTAAATTAGTTGGGGTTTTAATCTATAATATGATGTTAAATTCCAAAAAATAA
- the gltS gene encoding sodium/glutamate symporter: MNFSFNDLGILFNFDMVGTVAIGLISLYVGKLMKEKLNFLDKFGVPAAVLGGLLFAIIHLTIRSVHIGSIQYNTALLTPFMVVFFTTIGLGSSIDGLKKGGKLLIIFWLLSGFMTFMQTVIGVSVAKFTGINPLLGVLAGSVSMSGGHGAAGAFGQTVESLGVTGSLTMALSSATFGLVAGGLLGAPLGISLIKKYKLKPKNVVNENEVGLKIDIDKKEINLNSMLRHISMLAIIMTVGISISNLLKASFNLALPSYVGAMFCAIIFNNLNIKYKWFNMDRNLINIIGEASLNIFLSMALISLKLWELAALAVPMIIILLCQVLFMFLYTRFIVFRAMGRDYDAAVMVSGMCGSGLGATTNAMINMGEVSGRYGYTVNPYLIIPLTGAFLIDIFQMPIIITAINLFK; the protein is encoded by the coding sequence ATGAATTTTAGCTTTAATGACTTGGGAATACTTTTTAATTTTGATATGGTTGGAACTGTTGCCATTGGGCTTATATCACTTTACGTTGGAAAACTTATGAAGGAAAAACTCAATTTTCTAGATAAGTTTGGAGTACCTGCTGCTGTTTTAGGGGGATTATTATTTGCAATAATACATCTTACTATTAGAAGTGTACATATTGGAAGTATACAATATAACACTGCTTTACTTACTCCTTTCATGGTTGTCTTCTTTACAACTATTGGTTTAGGTTCTTCAATTGATGGACTTAAAAAAGGTGGAAAACTTTTAATTATATTTTGGCTTTTAAGTGGATTTATGACTTTTATGCAAACAGTTATTGGGGTGTCTGTTGCTAAATTCACTGGAATCAATCCTCTTCTTGGGGTTCTTGCAGGTTCTGTTTCAATGTCTGGTGGACATGGTGCAGCTGGAGCCTTTGGACAAACTGTTGAAAGTTTAGGTGTCACTGGTTCCCTTACAATGGCCTTATCTTCAGCTACTTTTGGACTTGTGGCAGGGGGATTATTAGGAGCTCCCCTAGGAATTAGTTTAATAAAAAAATACAAATTAAAACCTAAAAATGTTGTAAATGAAAATGAAGTTGGACTTAAAATAGACATTGATAAAAAGGAAATCAACCTTAACTCAATGCTAAGACATATTTCCATGTTAGCTATTATTATGACTGTTGGAATATCAATTAGTAACCTTTTAAAGGCTAGTTTCAACCTAGCACTTCCATCTTATGTTGGAGCAATGTTTTGCGCTATTATTTTCAATAACTTAAATATTAAATACAAATGGTTTAATATGGACAGAAACTTAATCAATATAATTGGAGAGGCATCTTTAAATATTTTCCTTTCAATGGCTTTAATTTCTTTAAAGCTTTGGGAATTAGCTGCCCTAGCTGTTCCAATGATTATAATTTTACTGTGTCAAGTTCTCTTTATGTTCCTTTATACAAGATTCATTGTATTTAGAGCTATGGGTAGAGATTATGACGCTGCTGTTATGGTTTCAGGAATGTGTGGTTCTGGACTTGGAGCGACTACAAATGCAATGATAAACATGGGTGAAGTTAGTGGAAGATATGGATATACTGTAAATCCCTACCTTATAATTCCCCTTACAGGAGCATTTTTAATTGATATTTTCCAAATGCCAATTATTATAACAGCAATTAACTTATTTAAATAA
- the hutI gene encoding imidazolonepropionase, with protein MKGDLILYNIGTLVTSKELQRESIGDMENIEILHNAYLAVSKGKVLALGQGEVPKSIVGEETLLVDAHKKVVTPGIIDSHTHLVHYGSRENELPLKIKGVPYLGILKKGGGILSTVRDTRKATEEQLFQKAYDVLNRMLAFGVTTVESKSGYGLNLETELKQLRTNKKLNENHPIDVISTFLGAHAVPEEYKDDPKGYVNEVIRMLPIIKESNLAEFCDIFCEDSVFNVEESRHILKEAKKCAFKLKIHADEIVSLGGAELAGELSAISAEHLMAISDKGIKELCKNNVIANILPGTSFNLGKDYAPVRKMIDKGITVAISTDYNPGSCPCENIQLAMNIASAQIKMTPIEIFKSVTINAAKAVGRQDTIGSLEVGKLADFVVFNVENLNYIFYNFGINHVEDVYKQGEKVISKGKINFS; from the coding sequence ATGAAGGGAGATTTAATATTGTATAATATTGGAACCCTAGTAACATCCAAGGAATTACAAAGGGAATCAATTGGAGATATGGAAAATATTGAAATTTTACATAATGCCTATTTAGCTGTTTCCAAGGGAAAGGTTTTAGCCCTTGGACAAGGTGAGGTTCCAAAGTCAATTGTAGGGGAAGAGACTTTACTTGTTGATGCTCATAAAAAAGTTGTAACTCCAGGGATAATAGATTCCCACACTCATTTGGTTCACTATGGATCTAGGGAAAATGAACTTCCCCTTAAAATAAAAGGAGTTCCATATTTGGGAATATTAAAAAAAGGTGGAGGAATATTAAGTACAGTTAGGGATACAAGAAAGGCAACAGAGGAACAATTATTTCAAAAGGCCTATGATGTTTTAAATAGAATGCTTGCCTTTGGAGTGACAACTGTTGAAAGTAAAAGTGGTTATGGATTGAACTTGGAAACTGAATTAAAACAGTTAAGAACAAATAAAAAATTAAATGAAAATCATCCAATTGATGTAATTTCAACTTTCTTAGGGGCCCACGCAGTTCCTGAGGAATATAAGGATGATCCAAAGGGATATGTTAATGAAGTTATAAGAATGTTACCTATTATTAAGGAAAGTAATTTAGCAGAATTTTGTGATATTTTCTGTGAAGACAGTGTTTTCAATGTGGAAGAAAGTAGACATATATTAAAAGAAGCTAAAAAATGTGCCTTTAAATTAAAAATCCATGCTGATGAAATAGTTTCCCTTGGGGGAGCTGAGTTAGCTGGGGAACTTAGTGCAATTTCTGCAGAGCATTTAATGGCAATTAGTGATAAGGGGATTAAAGAATTATGCAAAAATAATGTAATAGCAAATATACTTCCAGGAACATCCTTTAATTTAGGAAAGGATTATGCCCCTGTTAGAAAAATGATAGATAAGGGGATAACAGTTGCTATTTCAACAGATTATAATCCAGGGTCTTGTCCATGTGAAAACATACAACTTGCTATGAACATAGCTTCAGCTCAAATAAAAATGACTCCAATTGAAATATTTAAAAGTGTAACTATAAATGCTGCAAAGGCAGTGGGAAGACAAGATACTATAGGAAGTTTAGAAGTTGGGAAGCTAGCAGATTTTGTAGTTTTCAATGTGGAAAATCTAAACTATATTTTCTATAATTTTGGAATTAATCATGTGGAAGATGTGTATAAACAAGGGGAAAAAGTAATATCAAAGGGGAAAATAAATTTCTCATAG